The Syntrophorhabdales bacterium genome contains the following window.
ATCCCGCGTCCACGAGCAACTGGAATACAACGAGGGGAAGCGAATGCTCTTCGCAGACAAGGACCACCAGCTCATTAGGCAGAACGATCCGCTGTACAGGTGGGGTGGAACCGGCCCACACGGGGGGCGTAAAGGAAAGACCAGCAAAGAGCACGACAAGGAGAAGACCGCGTTTCCCAAAACACGCTCTTAAACATCCTTTTACTTTTCCAGCCATCATAGATTCTCCTTTATCGTATGACTCTTCCGGAGGCAGGCATCTCCTTCGGCGCCGGTTTACCCTCTTGCGGCGGCAAAGGGACCAATCTGCCCACACTACGATTATCCTCAGTGAAGTATAGTCGTGCCACCCTGATGATATCTTCCGGGGTTACTTTCCTGATCGAAGGGATGTAGTCATCGACAGCCCGCCAGTCAAGCGCAATCTCGTGCTGAGCCAGCAACATGCCCTGATAGAAGAATGAAGCCTGGCCGAACACGAATGCGGCCTCGAGCTGGTTCTTCGCCTTTTCCAGTTCCTTGTCGCCCACCGGCTCTTTGAGGAGGCGCTCTATCTCTTCGTCAAGAGTCTTCTCGACTTCAGCAGCGTTGTCTTCGGCCAGTGGCTGGGCCGAGAGTGTGAACAGGTTTGGGTCCCGGGAAAGCAGCGAATTATCAGCGTCGACGGAAAGTGCGAGTTGCTTCTCTTGAATGAGGCTTCGGTAGAGCCTCGAACTTTTCCCGCTGGAAAGCAGAGCCGCGATTACTTCGAGAACGTAACCGTCAGGGGAACGGAGATTGGGCACGTGGTATGCCATCACGAGATACGGCAGCTCAGCTTCCCGCTTCACGTATACCCTTCGCTCGCCTGTCTGCGGTTGGTCTACGTCTTTCTTCTGATCCGGCGCAGATCCTCCTGGAATGGCGGCGAACGCCTTCTCTATTCTCGACAGGAGGTCTTCCCTGCGGAAATCACCCACCACTACAATAAATGCATTGACCGGGTTGTAGTAAACGTCGTAGTACGTTTTCAGATCCGCGAGCGTAAACCTCTCTATATCCTCTTTCCAGCCGATGGTCGGCCAGTGGTACGGCGAAGTCTGGAACGCGACCGCCTGCAGCTGCTCCACAAGATAGCCCTGAGGATCATCTTCTGTTCGCATCCTTCGTTCCTCCAGCACCACCATCCTCTCGGTCTTGAAGTCTTCATCCTTAAGAACCAGGTTGTGCATCCGATCCGCTTCAATGTCGATGAGCACGTGCACTTTGTCCGAGCCTATATTCTCGAAATACGCGGTAAAGTCCTCCGACGTAAAAGCGTTATCGTTTCCACCGTTCTCAGCGATGATCTTGGTAAATTCCTGCGCGCTGTACCTCTTGGATCCCTTGAACATCATGTGTTCCAGCATGTGGGAGAGGCCTGTCTTTCCCCACTGCTCATTACGAGATCCCACTCTATACCAAACCTGGAAGGTGACCACGGGCGCCTTGTGGTTCTCAAGCAGGATAACCTTGAGGCCATTCTGGAAGGTTTTTTCCACAACCTGGTCTGCGAGGCCGGCAAGAGACTGAGTGGCAACGAGAATAGAAACACAGACAAGTAACCAGATACATCTCAATCGAGCTATCATTTCCCAGATCACATTCTCCTCCCCTTCTTTTCAAGCGGAACTTTTTAAGATAATCCTTCTGCTGTTACAGGTCAATAACAATGCTGCATAGTGCATGGACCTCCCTTCGTCAGACAAAGAGCATCCTAAATCTGACGGTCATCGTGTGACCCCTGATCCCTCGCCTGACTCCCGTCAAACTTTTGCAAGCGCAGGCCAAACTGTTGTTGTTTTCGCTCTCCATGCTTATAATGTAGCTGAAATTTGTGTGGCAACTCGCAAGACCGGATGAACCACAACGGAGTGAACTAGTGTACGCGGGAATCGCTGGAGCCAACATTCTCCTTGTTCTCTTTGTCATCCTCGTCCTCTTCGGCCTCCGCGAAGGCTGGCTCCACAGGCGCAACCTCTCCCGAATACCTATTCGTATCCATGTGAACGGTACACGCGGAAAATCGAGTGTCGTGCGCTTGATCGCCGGAGGATTACGCGAAGGTGGCATAAGGACATGTGCCAAGACAACCGGAACACTCGCCAGAATGATCCTGCCTGATGCTACGGAATACCCTGTATTCAGGCCTGCAGGCGCGAACGTCATTGAACAGGTGCGCATCGTTTCCGTTGCGGCAGCTTACAATGCGCAGGCGATCGTCGTTGAATGCATGGCTCTCCAGCCTCTACTCCAGTGGCTCTGCGAGTCTCGATTCCTCAAGGCTACGCATGGGGTGATTACCAACGCCCGTGCCGATCATCTTGACGTGATGGGCCCCGAAGAGAAGGATGTGGCAATGGCTCTCGCGGGCACCACGCCCATTGACGCAAAGCTCTTTACCGCTGAAGAGAGGCATTTGCCGGCTTTCGAGTATGCGTCGCGGGATCGCGGAACCAAGCTGGTAGCCGTTTCCCCTCAGGAAATAACCCTCGTCACCGATCAGGAAATGCAGGGCTTTTCTTACGTCGAACACAAAGAGAATGTTGCCCTGGCTCTAAGCGTTTGTGCAGATCTCGGTATCGACAGAAAAACGGCGCTGCGGGGCATGTGGAAAGCCACTCCCGATCCGGGGGCAATGACTGTGGCCCATGTCAGGTTTTTTGGACGTCACCTCTATTTTGTCAATGCCTTTGCCGCGAACGATCCCGAATCCTCAGAACGGCTCTATAGGATGGCAATGGAACTCTTTCCTGGCGTTGAAAAACGGATCCTCATATTCAACTGCAGAACGGACCGGCCGGACCGCTCCCGTCAACTGGGCGAGGCCTGCGTCCAATGGCCTTCGGCTGACCACTATGTGTTAATGGGAAGCGGAACCTATTTTCTGGTCAGGGCTGCCCTGAAGAAGGGGATCCCAGTGGAAAGGTTTTTATTTGTCGAGCGTCAGAGCGAAGGCGATATTTTTGAATCGATCGTTGAGTTGGCCGGCACATCCGCACTCGTTGTTGGCCTCGGCAATACGAAGGGGCAGGGTTTGAGCCTTGTCCGTTTTTTCAACAACCGGAGCACGTTGAAGGACGTAGTGCAGAAGGAGGTGTCATGATCGAGCTTCTTCCGGTCTCCATAGGGATCGGCCTCGCAGTAAACCTTTTCTTCTCGGAACTCTTCGGGATCGCAGGAGGAGGACTGGTCGTGCCCGGCTATCTCGCGTTGCACCTGACAGAGCCATTGAGTGTCATCGTGACGGTGGCCGCCGGCTTGGCCGCTTACGGTCTGGTGCGCGCGCTCAGTTCGATGGTCATTATCTACGGCAGACGCCGCACGATCCTCATGATTCTTGCGGGCTACCTGATGGGCGTGGTAGCGCGCTACTTTATTGGCGCCCAGACAGAGGAAGCCGCAATCCAGTACGCGGTGATCGGCTTTATTGTTCCCGGCTTGATAGCAGTCTGGCTGGACCGCAGGGGTATCATAGAATCCCTCTGCTCACTCATCACCGCATCCGTCGTTGTTCGTCTGATTCTCATCCTTATTTTCGGTTCGGAGTTGAATCAGTGAAAAAAATCTACTGGAGACCACAGAGTACGCCCCTCTTCGCTTTCATAGTGATCGCTTTTTTGGCGGTCGGCGGACTGGTCTCTGTCGAGCACTTTCAGATTCTCAAACAAAAGCCTTTCTACATCGATAAAGTGGAAGCCTCGAAGCTCGCGTTGGCAGCCATGGAACTGGTCAGGGAAGAGCGGCTGGACCGGGGCATCCCCATCGATCCCCAGGCGGACCCGACGGGATCCGGGCTCATCGGCTCCTTCGTCACCTCGGTCACCAGTGAGGCTGCTGATCTCGAAGCGAAACAGACGTCGATCAATCCGAACTTCGCCGCGATAGTTGTCGAACTGTTGAGGGAAGCTGGAGTGAAGGATGGCGATCCGGTGGCTATCAGCTTTTCCGGCTCCTTTCCGGTTCTCAACATTGCGGCGTGTGCCGCCATAGCAACGCTCCACCTGAAGCCAATCATCATTTCTTCGGTAAGTTCTTCCCAATGGGGAGCCAATTATCCAGATTTTCTCTGGATAGACATGGAGAATCTCCTGAACACCAAAGACATATTCCCCTTTCGTTCCCAAGCGGCATCCATGGGCGGCAGACATGACCGGGGTGCGGAACTCACAGAGAAAGGGCGGAAAGAGATCCTGGATGCCATCAGCCGCAACCGGCTCACTCTGATCAAATCCGCCACCATTCACGAAGACATCGACAGCCGCATGGCCATCTATTTCGCCAAGGCGCGACCGAGGGCCTATCTGAACGTGGGAGGGGGGCGGGCGGCCGCGGGCATCCGGACATTCAAGAGGCTTCTGAAGCCGGGGCTGCTCTTTTTAACCCAGCATGCGGACGGAGGCCCGGATTCCGTGATACGCCGCTTTCTAAGAGAGGGCGTGCCTGTGATACATCTGGGAGATGTCAAGGAGTTGGCGAAACATTATCACCTGCCGATAGCTCCAGCGGCAATGCCCAAAGTAGGCGAAGGAAGCGTCTATTACCAGAGAAGCTACAATCTCTGGCTGGCAGGCATCGTCTTGCTTGCGCTCATATGCGGTTTTTACGTGTTTGCGCGATCAGATTGGGGATTCCGTATCCTGCAGAGCGCTCCCCACAAAACAGACGTCGGGCCTCCTGAGCCGATGATCTAGGAGGTTCCTCCATACAGCCCCGTCTGAATCCTTCGGTCGCCGCGCTCCCGCCGGTTCTGTCATGTACGGACGTTGTGCCAGTGAAGGCGCACCGCATGGTCGGCACCGCTCTTTCATGGTGCCTGCGACCCCCTTTGCGCCATTCGCGTGATTGCCGTTCTAACCATTTCGCTCGTGTCAATTATGTACTGAGCGCTCAGTGGTGGATAGCTTGCATCCACTAGTGGAAGCCTTACTATCGGGTCTCCCACAACAGTCTGCGACCGCGCGGAATGGTGAACAGTCTGAGATTCAAAAGAATATCCCGTGGTTCGGAACCTTATGGCCTCTTCGCCCTCACCGTAGACAGCTATATAGCGCCCATGCACGTCCTTATAGCGAACCAGTAACGTGTACTGCGCACGCCTCGGGGGCAGAAAGAGCGCCACACCGGTCGGGCCCGCAAAACCACCCGGCAGGACGAAGGACCATGTCAGTGCCGCTTCCCTCACTCCTCCAAGTGATTCTTTCGCAAAGAGCATGTTTCCCTCGCGCAGGAAGCCGATGCAGCCCATCTTGACGCTGATGTTGCCCTTGGTATCTACGCCCACCAAATCCTTTTCTGAGAACCATCCCTGGAACACACCAACGATCTCCACGTCTCGGCGTGCATCATCGTTGGCTGCGTTCAGGTTCAATATCACGGCCATCCCCGGTGTTGGAGAAGGAGGAAGTTTGTGAAGATAAAACTGACTTCCCGGATCGTCCAGAGAACTTCCCACAGACGTGCAAGGGAAAAAGAGAACTCCGCCAAGAAGGATAAAAAGGACGGGAGAGATTCCTCCGGGGCGCCGTCTTACATTGTGCTGCAGCACTCCAAGACCTCGTTTAAAGACGCATTGGGCCCGAAGGTAGCGTCCACATTCTCTTTCTTTGATTGTCTGTTTGTGAGAGCGGACCCGGGCAACAACGATTCTATCTGATCGTAGATGACCTTTGCTGCAAACTTATGCCCATCCTCATTAAAGTGCGATTCGTCAGCAAAATACTGCTCTTTGTCTTTAAAGTAAGAATAAATGTCAACAACAGGTGCACCAGTCTCCTTGCCCACTTCTACGGTGGCCTTGACGTATTCCGGAGCAAAATATTTCCATGACAGACGATCATGAGGTTTGCCTATAAAGGGGCGGGTAAGCAAAATACACACAATGTTGTTCTTCTTGGAGATCTCCACTATCTTTGTTAAGTTATGTTTGTACTCCTCCACACTTACCCTGTGAACGAGTTCGTCTTTTCCTGATTCTTTTTTCTGGGTCATGGCTTTTTCAAGGAAGGCTATGATGAGCTGGCCCACTCTAAACCTGTAAAGAAAAGCTTTGTAGCGCGAAAAAACTCTTGTGGTAAACTCAGCATCGGAAACTGCGACCATATGCGCATCATTTGCTCCGAAGCTTATCAGCACCATGTCTGGTTTTAATGAGAGGCTCTCTTCAAACCTTTTTTCTCCCTGATACGACGCGTATCCCCACACGCCTGCATTAACGACGAAGAAAGTCTTATCCCGGCTTGCTAATAATTCCTCCAGATACCTGGGCCAGTTGTATCTTTCCTTTCCAAACCAGCCCAAGGTGTTCGAGTCTCCAATGGCGACTATACGGTATTCATGATCATTCTTTTCTGCGGGAAGTTCTTTGCCCATATACCCCTGAGCATTGAAGACACGATTATTCTTTTCGGGTCGCCATATCAAATCAGGATCGTAGACGAAGTGTCTGTCCTGAAATGAATGCTTTAGCCTCCAATCGTTTGGGTTGCCTTTGACTTCTATTTTTAAAGGGGAATAGCTGTAATGAATCGCCCGTAGCGCGGCTTCCGTAATCGCAAGGGCTATAAGAAGGGAAAAAAATACGAGAAAGATTGCCTTAACCATACTCTCTTGCTTATCTCTCCGAAAATCCGTACCAGTGCACGAATTCCGCCAATTCTCGCCGCAGAGAATGGTATTGATTGACCGGTGACGCCGGGTCAGGGTAACCGAGTGATATGCATAGTACAATCATCAAATGACCGGGGATGGCCAGTTCTGTGCGGATTGCATCGGCATAACCCGTGGGAACCGCCTGGGGGCATCCACCTAGACCCTCAGCGTGAGCGGCAAGAAGAAATCCATTCACGAAAGAACCGCAATCAAAGATCGACCAGGGCGTTAACGTCCTGTCCATCGCTACAAAGATAACGCATGGTGCGTCGAAAAATTTGAAATTATTCCTGTAGGCCGCAATGACTTCGTCCTGCTGCTTGTCGGGATCTATTCCCAGAGCGCGGAATCGACGGAGGCGGTGATGTTTAAAACGCTCTTCATGGTCAACCGGCCACACTGTTGGAAAAGGAATGTCGGGTACCAGAGGAACACCGTTTGTTATATCCGAAGAGAGTTTCCCGGCCAGTGCATCTTTTACTTTGCCTCCCACAACATAGAGTTCCCATGGCTGAGTGTTCATGTACGATGGGCTTCTATTGGCGCTCTTCACGATTCTTTCTAAGGTGCCCTGATCAACCTGTTTGCGGAGGAAAGCTCTCCGACTCGTCCGTGATTCCATGGCCTCAAGAACGTCCATAATTGCCACCTCCTTCATATCTCCCCAGAAAATAAGTTACGCCGGGGTCACGGATGCAAATCTATACCTTCCTGCAAAGTCTGTCAAATACCCGCCCGGAGGCCCAATGTGTAGAAGAAGCAGCTTTCTCGACTCTTGATCCGAATCCGTGTGAGGCACGCGCCTTAGAAAGCTCTATGGAAGAATACGACAAAAAGGGGATTGGTTTTATTTCTGTCTGAGGGACGCATCGATATCCAGGATTAAGCGCTCGAGCCTGGCAATCATGTCGAGGACATCGTGCTCGTTAGCCCTCATGGTCGGATTTGATCTGCTCTGCACGATCCGGTAGCGGGCATTGATCTCGAATTGCGCGGCCTCAATTCCGAGATCATTCCTCGCGAATGAAGTTATCGTCCCACAGTTGTTCGCCGCAAACTCTTTGTTGAATACCTGCTCCTCGAAATCCCGAAAAGCCTTCTCCACGATCGGTTTCAACGATGGGCAAGAGCACCCGTCGGGGGTATCACTCATTATGCCTATATCGATTTTGAAGGGTCGGCTCGCGCATGCACCGTGGAGATCCATGACGAATTTTATAGTATGGTCCCTCACCGTTTTTCGTAAGAACTCTTTGTAGCGGGAAACAGAATCGCTATTTGCATCCTCTTTCGTTTTATACCTGGCGAAAAGTACATGTGCACCGGTGAGTTGTCCCAGCTTGATTGCCAGTGATGAAGTGTAGGCATCCTCATCTTTCCAGTACCCTTCACCGCCGGATTTTCTGTAATGCTTGACTCCGTGCGGCGCAGAAATAAGGATCGGTATATGACCCTTGCTGTAGCCAAAATAATCCTTCCTCTGCTCGTCGTAGTGTATTTGAGTGAACTCGATGCTTCTTATCTCTTCCAGCAGTCTATTCATTTCTTTGCATGACGCCTTCTGGACGGTCAACGAGAACAGGATAAGCAACGAGGCGACTAGAAGAAATCCACGCTTTAATGCGCAGAACAGAAACGC
Protein-coding sequences here:
- a CDS encoding pitrilysin family protein — its product is MIWEMIARLRCIWLLVCVSILVATQSLAGLADQVVEKTFQNGLKVILLENHKAPVVTFQVWYRVGSRNEQWGKTGLSHMLEHMMFKGSKRYSAQEFTKIIAENGGNDNAFTSEDFTAYFENIGSDKVHVLIDIEADRMHNLVLKDEDFKTERMVVLEERRMRTEDDPQGYLVEQLQAVAFQTSPYHWPTIGWKEDIERFTLADLKTYYDVYYNPVNAFIVVVGDFRREDLLSRIEKAFAAIPGGSAPDQKKDVDQPQTGERRVYVKREAELPYLVMAYHVPNLRSPDGYVLEVIAALLSSGKSSRLYRSLIQEKQLALSVDADNSLLSRDPNLFTLSAQPLAEDNAAEVEKTLDEEIERLLKEPVGDKELEKAKNQLEAAFVFGQASFFYQGMLLAQHEIALDWRAVDDYIPSIRKVTPEDIIRVARLYFTEDNRSVGRLVPLPPQEGKPAPKEMPASGRVIR
- the pgsB gene encoding poly-gamma-glutamate synthase PgsB, which codes for MYAGIAGANILLVLFVILVLFGLREGWLHRRNLSRIPIRIHVNGTRGKSSVVRLIAGGLREGGIRTCAKTTGTLARMILPDATEYPVFRPAGANVIEQVRIVSVAAAYNAQAIVVECMALQPLLQWLCESRFLKATHGVITNARADHLDVMGPEEKDVAMALAGTTPIDAKLFTAEERHLPAFEYASRDRGTKLVAVSPQEITLVTDQEMQGFSYVEHKENVALALSVCADLGIDRKTALRGMWKATPDPGAMTVAHVRFFGRHLYFVNAFAANDPESSERLYRMAMELFPGVEKRILIFNCRTDRPDRSRQLGEACVQWPSADHYVLMGSGTYFLVRAALKKGIPVERFLFVERQSEGDIFESIVELAGTSALVVGLGNTKGQGLSLVRFFNNRSTLKDVVQKEVS
- the pgsC gene encoding poly-gamma-glutamate biosynthesis protein PgsC; protein product: MIELLPVSIGIGLAVNLFFSELFGIAGGGLVVPGYLALHLTEPLSVIVTVAAGLAAYGLVRALSSMVIIYGRRRTILMILAGYLMGVVARYFIGAQTEEAAIQYAVIGFIVPGLIAVWLDRRGIIESLCSLITASVVVRLILILIFGSELNQ
- the pgsW gene encoding poly-gamma-glutamate system protein, whose amino-acid sequence is MKKIYWRPQSTPLFAFIVIAFLAVGGLVSVEHFQILKQKPFYIDKVEASKLALAAMELVREERLDRGIPIDPQADPTGSGLIGSFVTSVTSEAADLEAKQTSINPNFAAIVVELLREAGVKDGDPVAISFSGSFPVLNIAACAAIATLHLKPIIISSVSSSQWGANYPDFLWIDMENLLNTKDIFPFRSQAASMGGRHDRGAELTEKGRKEILDAISRNRLTLIKSATIHEDIDSRMAIYFAKARPRAYLNVGGGRAAAGIRTFKRLLKPGLLFLTQHADGGPDSVIRRFLREGVPVIHLGDVKELAKHYHLPIAPAAMPKVGEGSVYYQRSYNLWLAGIVLLALICGFYVFARSDWGFRILQSAPHKTDVGPPEPMI
- a CDS encoding GDSL-type esterase/lipase family protein, whose protein sequence is MVKAIFLVFFSLLIALAITEAALRAIHYSYSPLKIEVKGNPNDWRLKHSFQDRHFVYDPDLIWRPEKNNRVFNAQGYMGKELPAEKNDHEYRIVAIGDSNTLGWFGKERYNWPRYLEELLASRDKTFFVVNAGVWGYASYQGEKRFEESLSLKPDMVLISFGANDAHMVAVSDAEFTTRVFSRYKAFLYRFRVGQLIIAFLEKAMTQKKESGKDELVHRVSVEEYKHNLTKIVEISKKNNIVCILLTRPFIGKPHDRLSWKYFAPEYVKATVEVGKETGAPVVDIYSYFKDKEQYFADESHFNEDGHKFAAKVIYDQIESLLPGSALTNRQSKKENVDATFGPNASLNEVLECCSTM
- a CDS encoding nitroreductase, with the translated sequence MDVLEAMESRTSRRAFLRKQVDQGTLERIVKSANRSPSYMNTQPWELYVVGGKVKDALAGKLSSDITNGVPLVPDIPFPTVWPVDHEERFKHHRLRRFRALGIDPDKQQDEVIAAYRNNFKFFDAPCVIFVAMDRTLTPWSIFDCGSFVNGFLLAAHAEGLGGCPQAVPTGYADAIRTELAIPGHLMIVLCISLGYPDPASPVNQYHSLRRELAEFVHWYGFSER